CTGGCCCGTATTTTCAGCGGCCTCAAGCAGAGTTGGCACATAATCCTTCTCATAAATCGAGGCAATTATATCCTTAATCTTCGAATGAATTGTAGCCGGAGTGATACCATGTACCCGGTTGAACTCTGCCTGTATTTTTCGACGCCGGCTGGTCTCATCAATTGTGTACTGCATGGATCCAGTGATTTTATCGGCATAAAGGATGACCCTGCCAAAGGCATTTCTTGCCGCCCGTCCACAGGTCTGCACCAGGGAGCGCTCACTACGCAGAAAACCCTCTTTATCAGCATCCAGAACCGCCACCAGAGTGACTTCCGGGCTGTCCAGCCCCTCGCGCAGCAGGTTAATACCGACCAGAACATTATAGTCGCCCCGGCGCAGGTCACGAACCAACTCAACCCGATCCAGAGTTTTTATATCTGAATGCATGTATCGAACCGGCACACCCAGATTATCATAATATTCGGTCAGATCCTCGGCCATGCGTTTGGTCAGAGTTGTTACCAGCACCGCCTCTTTTTTTTCGACACGAATGCGAATCTCCTCTAAAAGATCATCGACCTGGGTCTGGGCGGGCCGCACCTCAATTTCGGGGTCCATCAGCCCTGTCGGACGAATAATCTGATCAACTATCCGGCCCTGAGAGTGTTCAATCTCATAATCAGCCGGCGTTGCCGAGATATAGATCACCTGATGAATTCGGGCAGCAAACTCATCGTACTGTAAGGGTCGGTTGTCAAGGGCTGACGGCAGACGAAAACCAAACTCCACCAAGGTAGTTTTGCGGGAGCGATCACCTCTGTACATACCGCGTATCTGCGGAACACCGATATGGCTTTCATCGATAAAAAGCAGAAAATCCTCGGGAAAATAGTCAAGCAAGGTCGGAGGAGGTTCGCCGGGCTTTCGACCTGTCAAGTGACGACTGTAGTTTTCAATACCGTTGCAGTAGCCAAGCTCGCTGATCATCTCCAGGTCAAAATCAGTGCGCTGCTCCAGGCGTTGGGCCTCGACTAATCTATTCTCGGCCTGAAGAACTGCCAAGCGCTCTTTAAGCTCGTCTTTTATGGTTTGCATAGCGATCTGCAGACGCTCTTTCGAGGTGACAAAATGACTCCCGGCAAAAACAGTTATCTCTTCGAGGGTTTCCAGTGGCTTGCCACGCAAAGGATCAATCACCCGGATTGCTTCAATCATATC
This is a stretch of genomic DNA from Desulfobulbaceae bacterium. It encodes these proteins:
- the uvrB gene encoding excinuclease ABC subunit UvrB, with the protein product MSSVADQGIDEDELVALSGSVPLPSRDAYFKLVSEYSPAGDQPQAIAKLVGGVNAGVPSQVLLGVTGSGKTFTMAHVIAATQRPALVMAPNKTLAAQLYAELKELFPENAVEYFVSYYDYYQPEAYIPQSDTYIEKDSAINDAIDKMRHSATRSLLTRKDVIIVASVSCIYGLGSPDEYKNMNLFLKTGAESPLEEIQRRLVYMLYERNEISFHRGTFRVRGDVLEIFPAYEDSIALRLEFFGDMIEAIRVIDPLRGKPLETLEEITVFAGSHFVTSKERLQIAMQTIKDELKERLAVLQAENRLVEAQRLEQRTDFDLEMISELGYCNGIENYSRHLTGRKPGEPPPTLLDYFPEDFLLFIDESHIGVPQIRGMYRGDRSRKTTLVEFGFRLPSALDNRPLQYDEFAARIHQVIYISATPADYEIEHSQGRIVDQIIRPTGLMDPEIEVRPAQTQVDDLLEEIRIRVEKKEAVLVTTLTKRMAEDLTEYYDNLGVPVRYMHSDIKTLDRVELVRDLRRGDYNVLVGINLLREGLDSPEVTLVAVLDADKEGFLRSERSLVQTCGRAARNAFGRVILYADKITGSMQYTIDETSRRRKIQAEFNRVHGITPATIHSKIKDIIASIYEKDYVPTLLEAAENTGQYSSLADIRKEIKTLTKEMHEAAKELAFEEAAILRDTIKKLQEQELQWM